ACAGAAGTGGGATCGATTTCACGAAGTAATACCTCGAATTCTCCATCGAACGTCGTATTTACGGTCCTGAGACGTCCCTCCAGAGAAGTCGATCAACAGTAGGTAGAATGACGCCATGGGGAACGTGAGAAAAGCTGAGAGCCGCTGAACCGGGCCATATAACGCGGAAAACTCCTATAGAATATAGAACTCGTGAAATTATATAGATATTGTGGCTCGGGGATAACAGTCTATATCCTGATATCAGTACTATCGATTCGAAACGAACCGTTCATCGCCAGGAAGCGCAGTCTCGGTCGAGCAACCCGGCCCGACCGAGACGACGCGGGGAATCCGTCGATCCCGAATGCGGCTCTGACAGGGGAGGAAGTTCGCGAACGGTAGCGCTGACCGATGGCGTTCGAACTGCGGAAACAGCGATCGGTTGATCGTGGTAGCCGTCCTGCCCTCCAATAATTTATACAGATGTATGGGTGTAATAGATTTGAGGTCGCTCGAACGTCCCTTTCGAACAGGAAGCTCTTCTCGCCCGTGCGTTCGAAAGAGCCGAACGGAGGTGCGACGATTGCGCAGCGCCCCGTCGCTACCCGTGGGCGAAGTTGATCTCCACCTCGTTGGTCGCGCCGAGCAGCAGCGCCGGGAGCTCGTCAGTTAGCCGGTCGCCGCGCAGCCGGTTGGCCGGTCCCGCGACGCTAATCGCGCCGATCGCGGTCCCGGACTCGTCCCTTATCGGCGCGCCGACGGCGTGTACTCCTCGAACCGACTCCTCTCGGTTGAAGGCGTACCCCCGCTTGCGGATCGTTGCTAGCTGCTCGGCCAGCTCGCTGCGGTCGGTGATCGTCCGATCGGTCGTTGCAGCGAGTCCCCGCCGGTCGACGATTTCCTCGACCCGTTCGTCGGGGAGATTCGCGAGGATCGCCTTCCCCGCGGCGAACTGGTGGAGCGGGGTTCGCTTGCCGATACGGGCGTGGGTTCGCACCGAGTGGCGTCCCTCGGCGCCGTAGATGTGGACGCCGACCCCGTGCTCCTCGATCACACACCAGACCTTCTCGTCGGTTTCGTCGGCGAGTTCGTCGACCTTCGGCTGGACGAACTCGTACAGCGGATGGCGGTTCCGGACGTAGACCCCGTAGTCGAGAAAGCGCATGCCGATGCGGTAGGTATCTCCGTCCCGGACGAGCAGCTCCCGGGCCTCGAGGGTCTTGACGTGGCGATAGACCGTGCTCTTCGCGAGCCCGAGCTCGTCGGCGATCGCGGTGATTCCGGCGCCGTCCCGTCGTTTCAGGAGGTCGACGATCTCGAACGCCGTGTCGACGGTTTCGACCGGTCTGTGTCCCGATTCCATACCGAACCCACCGTGCGGACCTCCAAAAGCATTGTTCCCGTTATTCGAACGGCGCCGTCTCGCCGGCAGCGTCGCCCAGCTAGGTGGTCTGGGAGTACTCTTCGATCCACTCCTGGAGCGTGATTCCCATCGTCGCCTGCGTGATCGCGTTCGAGGACGCCGAGTTTGCGCTCTTGACGAGCTCCGCTTCGAGGGTGCGCGTCGGCACCTCCCCGAAGAAGTGGGGGATCGCCCGCTGGACGGCGAGCGGACAGCCGACCTCGTGGGCCAGCGCGTACCCCGAGATGGAGTGGGGAATCTCCTCGCTGACGTACCGCGGGTCGGGATCGTCGAGGAGCGTCTCGTCGACGTGAGCGGGGTACTCGTAACACTTCCCGACGTCGTGGAGGAGACACGCGGCCGCGATCGTGTCCGTATCGGGGTCGGCGCCGTGGAACGTCCGCTGTTCGGCGGCGCTCTCGAGCGCGATACGGGTGACTCCGCGGACGTGCTCGACGTTCGTCACCTCCTGGATGTTCCAGGCGTAGGGGACGTCCTCGATATCGCGCCAGCCGCCGCGTTCCAGCCCGAGCACCCACGCCTCGACGACCCGCTCCCGGAGGTCGTCGCTCTCGATGCGCTCGAGTTCGGGGAACGCGTCACGGACTTGCTCGCCGAAATCGACGTCTGTCATCGCGATCAGCGCTCGTCCTCGCGCTTGACGAGTCGTTCCCGCCCGATGAACCGGGGGCGCTCGCCGATCGCGAGGAAATTGTCGACGTCCTCGCGGGCTTCCCTGGCCGTCCCCTTCTCTGGGTTGTAGTCCCGCGACCCTTCGCTGCCAAGCGCGTCGTACAGTTTCTCGACGTCCTCGAAGTAGAGCTCGGCGACGCCGTCGAACTCGGCGCTTTCGGGATCGGTCGGGGCGACCGTGTTGTACTTCACGACGCCGTCGATCTCGCGGGCGATCGGGGTGTGTTCGGTCTGCCAGTAGTCGACGAACTCCTCGTGGCTCATCCCCTCCTTCCGGACGAGGAAGGCGGAGTGTTTGTAGAGCCCGTCCGTGTCGCCGTCGACCTCGTCCTTCTGGACGGTCTCCTCGCCGATGATCCGGGGTCGCTCGTCGATGGCGAGGAAGTGTTCGACGTCCTCGCGGGCTTCCCTGGCCGTCCCCTTCTCGGGATCGTAGTCCCGCGACCCCTCGCTGCCCAGCGCGTCGTACAGTTTCTCGACGTCCTCGAAGTAGAGTTCGGCAAGCCCGTCGAACTCGGCGTTTTCGGGGTCGGTCGGCAGCACCTGCTGGTAGCGAACGACGCCCTCGATCCCGCGGGCGATCGGGGTGTGTTCGGTCTGCCAGTAGTCGACGAACTCCTCGTGGCTCATCCCCTCCTTCCGGACGAGGAGGGCGACGTGTTTGTACATCGGAACGACGGTTCTCCGCACAGACAAATAAAGCATGAGGGGAGTGACCGTTTCCCACTGATGGGACCATCTGTCGGCTACGAACGGTATCTCGACCGTAGCTCTCCCACCTACGGATGAGATTTGTGGGGTACGAGACCGTACCGCACCGATAGAACGAAGTCGAGGGATCACGACGGTACGGCTGCATGATCAAACAGGTCGAGTTTCTGGTTCGCAGAGACGAGTACGATCACGAGGAGTTCGTCGAGTGGTGGCAGGGCGACCACGCCGACCTCGCGCGCGACCTGCCCGGACTGAAACGCTACAGCACGTCCGTTCCGACGAACCCCGAGGCCGTCGCGTACGACGGCGTCCTCGAACTGGCTTTCGACGATATGGCAGCGCTCGAGGACGCCTTCGACTCCGAGACGGGCCAGGCAGTCATGGCCGACGCAGCCGACTACATCGATTTCGACGCCGGCGAGCGCATGATCGTCGAGGAGACGGTTCACGTCGACGAGAGATGACGACCACCGCCGCCGCGATCGTCGAGACCCTCGAAGCGCTCGAGGTCGAGTACGTCTTCGGCTACCCCGGCGGGCGCGCGATCGAGCTGCTCGAACACGTCCCGGACTCGGAGATCGACCTCGTCCGACCCCGCGACGAGCGCGAGGCCAGCGTCATGGCCGAGACCTACGGCCGACTCACCGGGAATCCGGGAGTACTCACGGGGCAGGGACCGTGGATCGGCAGTCTGGGGCTGATGGGCCAGCTGGAGGCCCGCCTCGGCTCCTCGCCGATGGTCGTGCTCACCGAGGCCTCCGAACGGGGCGAGTACTCGACGCTGGCGCCGTACCAGCAGGCCCGCGGGGATTACGGGGGGTTCAGTCTCCCGAAGATCCTCGACGGCGTCAGCAAGGAGTGGTGGTTCCCCCGGACGCCGACCGAGACGCTGCGAAGCGTCCAGCTCGCGTTCAAACACGCCGTCGCGGGCCGTCCCGGTCCCACGGCGGTCGTGCTGGACGGGGACGCGATCACCGACGCGGTGCCCGACGACCCGACCCCGCCCGCGTGGGAGGCGAGCGAACAGGTCCGGAGCTGGGACGCCGCGCCGACCGCGACAGACGTGGCCTCGGCGGCTGAAGCGTTCGAGGACGCCGACCGACCGGTAATCGTCGCGGGCAACGGGGTCCACGCCGCCCGAGCCTACGACGAACTCGCCGCGGCCGCCGACGCCTACGACTGCGCCGTCGTCACCTCCTACCTGGGGAAGTCGACGTACCCGGAGACCGACGACCGCGCCGCGGGCGTCATGGGCTCGTTCGGCCACGAGGGTGCCAACCGGGTCGTCAGCGAGGCCGACGCGTTGCTCGTGGTCGGCTGCCGACTGAACCCGATGGACACCAACTGGCAGGCGCCCGACTTTATTCGTCCGGGGGAGCAGACGATCGTCCACGCCGACGTCGACGCCCGCAACGCCGGCTGGGTCTACCCCGCGGATGTGGGACTGATCGGCGACGCGAAAGCGAGCCTCACGGCGCTCGCCGAGGCCGGCGGCGCCGAGAACGGCTGGGCGCTCGAGCGAGCGGCCCAGGCCCGGGAGTGGTTCACCGCACCCGAATGCGAGGACGACGCGGCGCCGATCAAGCCCCAGCGCGCAGCGACGGAAATCCAGGCCGTCGTCGACGAGGACACCGTTGTCACGGCAGACTCCGGCAACAACCGGTTCTGGCTGCTGTACTACCTCCAGACGCCCGCGGTTCGCACCTACTTCGGCAGCGGCGGCGTCGGCGGGATGGGGTGGGCGAACCCGGCGGCAGTGGCCGCGGCGCTTGCCACCGAGAAGGACGTGATCGCCGTTGCGGGCGATGGGGGGTTCTCGATGACGATGAACAGCGTCGAGACGGCCGCCGAGTACGGCGTTGCACCGATGTTCGTCGTCCTGAACGACACCAGCCTCGGGATGGTCCGCCAGATGCAGGGCGAGGACGAGATCGCCGGCGTCGAGTTCCACGACACGGACTTCGTGGCCGTCGCCGAGGCGTTCGGCGCGGTCGGAACTCGCGTGACCGCTCCCGACGAGTTCGCCGACGCGCTCGCCGAGGGGAAGGCGGCGGACGTCCCCCACGTCCTCGACGTGCGAATCGACCGCGAGGAGGAGATGGCGGAGACGCTTTCGTCCTCGTTCTACGAGTCGGTCGGGGGGCTCCACGAGTAATCTCACCGCGAACTTATACGTGAACGATCGACATACCACGAACACATGAACGACGACACAACGGTACTGGTAACCGGCGGCACCGGCTTCATCGGTTCCTACGTGGTACAGGAGCTGCTCGAACACGACCGCGACGTCGTGGCCTACGACCGCTCGACGGAGACGGAGATCCTCGAGAAACTCGGCGTCGCCGACGAGGTCGCGGTGCGACGCGGCGACGTCTCCGAACCGACCGACATGATTCGTGCGGTCAAGGAGACGGGGGCGACCCACGTCATCCACCTCGCCGCGTTGCTGACGACGACCGCCCGGGAGCACCCGCGGGCCGCGGCCGAGGTGAACATTATGGGGACGAACACCGTCCTCGAGGCCGCCCGCGTCCTCGACGACCAGGTCGAGCGCGTCGCCTGGGCGTCCTCGGCGGCGGCGTACGCCCCGCCGCATAACTACGACGCCGAGTGGGTCGACGAGGACGAGCTCCTCTATCCGGAGACGCTCTACGGGGCGACCAAGGAGTACAACGAACACCAGGCACGGGTCTACCACGAGGAGTACGGACTCGACCACGTCGCGCTCCGGCCGACGGTCGCCTACGGGCCCTACCGCGAAACCGGTGGATCGGCCTTTCTCGCGAACATTATCGAGAAACCCGCGCTCGGTGAGTCCTACAGCGTCGAGTACGGCGACCAGGCGATCGACTGGCAACACGTCGAGGATATCGCCCAGGCGTTCCGGAAGGCGGTCTTTACCCCGGAGTCGGAGCTCACCCAGCGCGTCTACAACGTCCGCGGCGTGCTGGCGACGGTCCGTGAGGCCGCCGAAACCGTCGAATCGATCGTGTCCGACGCCGAGGTCGAGGTTTCCGACGACGGCGAACTTCCCTGGACACAGAACCTCGACATGACGAAGGCACGGGAGGATCTCGGCTACGAGCCCGAGTACGACCTCGAGTCGGGCTTCCGGAAGTACGTCAACGTGCTTCGCGAGGAGGCGGGGCTCGAGTCGGTGTAGTCGCTCGGGTCGAGCGACCGGACACTGATCGTCCGCTCCTTTCGAGCCGGATCAGCGGTCGAACTCAGTCCGGGACGTCGATCGGCGCGTCCTTGCGCTCGAGGATCCCGTGGATCTCTTCGCCCTCGAGGAGATCGACCAGGCTCTCCTCGCCGGCTCGGTAGGAGGCGAGCTCCGAGTCGCTCAGGTAGGTTTCGATCTCTTCGTCCTCGAGGAGTGCTTCGAGGGTGTCGTCGACGTCTTCCGGATCGTAGCCGGGAACTGGCATGCGATAGCACATGCCGTCGACGCTCTTATACTATGGCGTCGACACCCGCCAGCGGTACGGTTTAGTGGATTGCACTGATATGTCACCCCATGACGTTCCATGAGCGCGATTACATGCAGGGGACGCTGGGAACCCAGGCCGTCGACTGGGAGGAGCGGATCAATACCCAGCGGCTGCGCGAGGAGCGCAGGGAGCGGGCGCTCGCCCGGCTGCAGGAGACCGACCTCGGCGCGATGTTGCTTCTCTCGGATCCGAACATCCGGTACGTGACCGGGCTGGCGATGACCGGCGGGAGCGGCGCGGACCACTACACGCTGCTGACCGAGGACGGCGATATCGTCCACTGGGATACCGCCGACCACGCGAGCAACCAGCGGGCGAACTGCCCCTGGCTCCACGACATCCGGTACGCCTGCCCCGGTCTCGGCAACGTCCCGCGGGCTTCGGGCAGTCCCTCCGCCCGGCAGTTCCTGTTGTCGACGATGGCCGAAACGGTCCACGAGGCCATGGAGGAGTACGGCGTTGCCGACGAGAAATTGGGGATCGACGTCGGCAACCGGAGACTGCTCGAGGCCTTCGAGGACCGCGGGGTCGAGACCGACCACGGAACGGCCCAGTCGGTGATGGAAGACGCCCGGAAGATCAAGACCGACGAGGAGATCGAGTGTCTGCGACAGGTCGCGGCGATCTGCGAGGCCGGCTTCCAACGGATCACAGAGTCCGCAAGGCCGGGAAAGCGCGAGAACGAGGTCTGGGGCGACGCCGTGCAGGAACTCTGGCGCCACGGCGCGTTCGTCGGCGGCGGCTATCTTACCTCGGGGCCGAACACTTGGCCGAAACACCAGGCCAACACCACCGATCGGGCGATCCGACCCGGCGACCTCGTCTACGCCGATTTTTACAATATCGGCTACCTGGGCTACCGGTCGTGTTACTACCGCACGTTCTCGATGGGCGAGCCCACCCAGGAACAGCGGGAGGCCTACGAGACCGCTCGAGATAACCTCTACGACGTCCTCGAACGGATCGAACCCGGCGCAACGACCGACGAGATTGCGCAGGGATTCCCGGACATGGAGGGCGAGCATGCCGACTACTACGACGCCGACGAACACTGGCAGCTGACGACCAACCACTGGGCCCACGGGCTCGGTCTACAGCTGTACGAGGTGCCGCTGATCTGGCGAGGACTCTCCCCCGACCATCCAATCGAGATCGAGGAGGGGATGACGATGGCCGTCGAGACCCAGGAGCCTGCCGGTCGGCAGGGCGTCCGCGTCGAGGAGATGGTCGTCGTCCGATCGGACGGCGTCGAGATCCTGAGCCAGTGGCCCGTCGAGGAGATCACTGTTATCGACTACTGAACGCGCTGTAACGTCTGCCGGCCTCTGTACTCGAGGTAGCATGCGTCGCTCGTTTCGACAACTCGCTCAACGGCGGTAGAGTGACTCACATCGAACCGGAGTCCCATCACTAGCTGGTTCGCCAACAGTTATGCCGAGTCCCGGTGATACGGTGAGTATGAAACTCGGGACCGGCCTGTTCACCGCCCAGCAGCGGCCCGACGACGACCGCGAGCCCAGCGCGCTGTATGACGAGCTCCTGGGGCTGACCCGCGAGATCGAGGACGCGGGACTGGACAGCGCGTGGGTGTCCGAACACCACTTCGAGGCGGACGGCTACCTCTCGGGAACGATGCCGACGCTGGGGGCGATGGCCGCCGAGAGCGAGGAGCTCGAGATCGGCAGCTGCGTCGCGCTCGGGCCGCTGTACGATCCGATCCGACTCGCCGAGGACGCGGCGACGGTCGATCTCCTCTCGGACGGGCGGCTCACGCTCGGGCTCGCCATCGGATCGAACCCGCGGGAGTTCGACGTCTTCGGCGTTCCGCGCGAGGAACGCGCCGAGCGCCTCGAGGACCTGCTGTCGTTCCTGCGGGGCGCCTGGAGCGACGGCTCACTCGAGTACGACGCCGACTTCCACGACGTGTCGACCGACGTCTCGATCACACCGAACCCCGTCGACGGGGACGTCCCGGTTATGCTCGGCGGCGCGGCCAAACCCGCGGTCCGTCGCGCGGCCCGGATCGCGGACGGCTGGTGTGCTCCCTCTGCGCTATCGGTCGCGGACGTCCGGAAGCGCGTCGAGGACGTCCGTCGGGTCCGGAACGAGGAGGACGCCTCGGGCGAGTTCACGATCTACGTCCTCCAGCACGGCTGGGTCGGCGACTCCCGCAAGGACGCCTGGGAGACGATGCGCGACGGCTACTTCTACCTTCAACGGCGGTACGCGGAGATCTTCTCGGGCGACTCGGTCGACGAACTCGACGAGAAGCGCAAACAGGAACTGAAGGAGCAGGCGATCTTCGGCACGCCCGAGCAGGTCCGCGACGAGCTCGAGACCTACCGCGAGGCGCTCGGCGACGACGTTCACTTCATTCTCCGGACGTACTACCCCGGCGTCGAGACCGAGGCGACGGTCGACTGCGTCCACCGTCTCGGCGAGGAGGTCGCGCCGGAGCTGCGATAGCCCGACTGCAGGAAACGGCGTTATCCTGTCTTGTACACGCCGCGGGCGTCCGCGATCAGCGTTCCGACGGCTTCGCCGTCTTCACGGGACTCTCTCGGAGTCTCGCTGTCGTCTTCCGCCGCGTAGACCTCGACGTCGACGGTCCCGACGTCGCCCCCACAGCGCACCACGTCGGCCTCGGCGTAGAGATCGCCGGTCCCCGCGCTGAGGTAGTCGATGCGCATATCGATCGTCGGGACGGGCTGGTCGACCAGCGAGACCAGCGCCGCGCCGCCGACGGTGTCGGCCAGCGTGAACGTGACGCCGCCGTGAGCCATCAACTCCTCGTCGTTCCAGGAGAGCTCCTCGCGCATCTCGAGGCGTCCCTCGGCGCGACCGTCGGCACACTCCGTGAGCTCGATTCCCAGCAGGGACGCAAAGGGCATCCCCTCGAAGAACGCTTCGATATCCATGCAACACGGTGCCGTACGAATCCCATTGAATGTTACCCCGCGCACGGTGGCGCGGGGAATCCTGCTCTCACGAGGGCAGGCTTCCTGTTTCGATGACGTGACTTGCAGAGACCTCTCGAAAGTCATCGGCGTCCGTAGCGGTCACAGTCTCCACAGGCGTTTCTTCGGGCCATCCCAGTCCTAACTCAGCAAAGCCGCGCTTGAGGACGTTCATCGCCGCGTTCGCGTCCCTGTCCGTCTCGAATCCACAACTCGGACAGGAGTGTTCACGAATCCAGATGGGCTTCGCTGTCTCCACACCGCACGATGCACATTCTTTGGTGGTGCCTCGTGCTTCGACCTCTACGACGTGCGTCCCGTACAGGTCGGCCTTGTAGTCAAGGAGGGTAATGAACTGTCGCC
This genomic window from Natronococcus occultus SP4 contains:
- a CDS encoding IclR family transcriptional regulator, with the translated sequence MESGHRPVETVDTAFEIVDLLKRRDGAGITAIADELGLAKSTVYRHVKTLEARELLVRDGDTYRIGMRFLDYGVYVRNRHPLYEFVQPKVDELADETDEKVWCVIEEHGVGVHIYGAEGRHSVRTHARIGKRTPLHQFAAGKAILANLPDERVEEIVDRRGLAATTDRTITDRSELAEQLATIRKRGYAFNREESVRGVHAVGAPIRDESGTAIGAISVAGPANRLRGDRLTDELPALLLGATNEVEINFAHG
- a CDS encoding HD domain-containing protein encodes the protein MTDVDFGEQVRDAFPELERIESDDLRERVVEAWVLGLERGGWRDIEDVPYAWNIQEVTNVEHVRGVTRIALESAAEQRTFHGADPDTDTIAAACLLHDVGKCYEYPAHVDETLLDDPDPRYVSEEIPHSISGYALAHEVGCPLAVQRAIPHFFGEVPTRTLEAELVKSANSASSNAITQATMGITLQEWIEEYSQTT
- a CDS encoding EthD domain-containing protein, giving the protein MYKHVALLVRKEGMSHEEFVDYWQTEHTPIARGIEGVVRYQQVLPTDPENAEFDGLAELYFEDVEKLYDALGSEGSRDYDPEKGTAREAREDVEHFLAIDERPRIIGEETVQKDEVDGDTDGLYKHSAFLVRKEGMSHEEFVDYWQTEHTPIAREIDGVVKYNTVAPTDPESAEFDGVAELYFEDVEKLYDALGSEGSRDYNPEKGTAREAREDVDNFLAIGERPRFIGRERLVKREDER
- a CDS encoding EthD family reductase, which encodes MIKQVEFLVRRDEYDHEEFVEWWQGDHADLARDLPGLKRYSTSVPTNPEAVAYDGVLELAFDDMAALEDAFDSETGQAVMADAADYIDFDAGERMIVEETVHVDER
- a CDS encoding thiamine pyrophosphate-binding protein, with the translated sequence MTTTAAAIVETLEALEVEYVFGYPGGRAIELLEHVPDSEIDLVRPRDEREASVMAETYGRLTGNPGVLTGQGPWIGSLGLMGQLEARLGSSPMVVLTEASERGEYSTLAPYQQARGDYGGFSLPKILDGVSKEWWFPRTPTETLRSVQLAFKHAVAGRPGPTAVVLDGDAITDAVPDDPTPPAWEASEQVRSWDAAPTATDVASAAEAFEDADRPVIVAGNGVHAARAYDELAAAADAYDCAVVTSYLGKSTYPETDDRAAGVMGSFGHEGANRVVSEADALLVVGCRLNPMDTNWQAPDFIRPGEQTIVHADVDARNAGWVYPADVGLIGDAKASLTALAEAGGAENGWALERAAQAREWFTAPECEDDAAPIKPQRAATEIQAVVDEDTVVTADSGNNRFWLLYYLQTPAVRTYFGSGGVGGMGWANPAAVAAALATEKDVIAVAGDGGFSMTMNSVETAAEYGVAPMFVVLNDTSLGMVRQMQGEDEIAGVEFHDTDFVAVAEAFGAVGTRVTAPDEFADALAEGKAADVPHVLDVRIDREEEMAETLSSSFYESVGGLHE
- a CDS encoding NAD-dependent epimerase/dehydratase family protein, which codes for MNDDTTVLVTGGTGFIGSYVVQELLEHDRDVVAYDRSTETEILEKLGVADEVAVRRGDVSEPTDMIRAVKETGATHVIHLAALLTTTAREHPRAAAEVNIMGTNTVLEAARVLDDQVERVAWASSAAAYAPPHNYDAEWVDEDELLYPETLYGATKEYNEHQARVYHEEYGLDHVALRPTVAYGPYRETGGSAFLANIIEKPALGESYSVEYGDQAIDWQHVEDIAQAFRKAVFTPESELTQRVYNVRGVLATVREAAETVESIVSDAEVEVSDDGELPWTQNLDMTKAREDLGYEPEYDLESGFRKYVNVLREEAGLESV
- a CDS encoding M24 family metallopeptidase, which encodes MTFHERDYMQGTLGTQAVDWEERINTQRLREERRERALARLQETDLGAMLLLSDPNIRYVTGLAMTGGSGADHYTLLTEDGDIVHWDTADHASNQRANCPWLHDIRYACPGLGNVPRASGSPSARQFLLSTMAETVHEAMEEYGVADEKLGIDVGNRRLLEAFEDRGVETDHGTAQSVMEDARKIKTDEEIECLRQVAAICEAGFQRITESARPGKRENEVWGDAVQELWRHGAFVGGGYLTSGPNTWPKHQANTTDRAIRPGDLVYADFYNIGYLGYRSCYYRTFSMGEPTQEQREAYETARDNLYDVLERIEPGATTDEIAQGFPDMEGEHADYYDADEHWQLTTNHWAHGLGLQLYEVPLIWRGLSPDHPIEIEEGMTMAVETQEPAGRQGVRVEEMVVVRSDGVEILSQWPVEEITVIDY
- a CDS encoding LLM class flavin-dependent oxidoreductase: MKLGTGLFTAQQRPDDDREPSALYDELLGLTREIEDAGLDSAWVSEHHFEADGYLSGTMPTLGAMAAESEELEIGSCVALGPLYDPIRLAEDAATVDLLSDGRLTLGLAIGSNPREFDVFGVPREERAERLEDLLSFLRGAWSDGSLEYDADFHDVSTDVSITPNPVDGDVPVMLGGAAKPAVRRAARIADGWCAPSALSVADVRKRVEDVRRVRNEEDASGEFTIYVLQHGWVGDSRKDAWETMRDGYFYLQRRYAEIFSGDSVDELDEKRKQELKEQAIFGTPEQVRDELETYREALGDDVHFILRTYYPGVETEATVDCVHRLGEEVAPELR
- a CDS encoding PaaI family thioesterase — protein: MDIEAFFEGMPFASLLGIELTECADGRAEGRLEMREELSWNDEELMAHGGVTFTLADTVGGAALVSLVDQPVPTIDMRIDYLSAGTGDLYAEADVVRCGGDVGTVDVEVYAAEDDSETPRESREDGEAVGTLIADARGVYKTG